In a single window of the Elaeis guineensis isolate ETL-2024a chromosome 6, EG11, whole genome shotgun sequence genome:
- the LOC105047160 gene encoding galactinol synthase 1 — MAPGVPAADVQMTLGGKPGGYLGSRRAYVTFLAGDGDYVKGVVGLAKGLRKARSAYPLVVAVLPDVPVAHRQLLQGQGCIVREIEPVYPPENHTQFAMAHFVINYSKLRIWNFEEYSKMIYLDADIQVFDNIDHLFDMPDGYFYAVMDCFCEPIWSQTLQYSIGYCHQCPDRVHWPAEMGSPPPLYFNAGMFVFEPNPLTYERLLDTLKITQPTPFAEQDFLNMFFEKTYRPIPVVYNLVLAMLWRHPEKVELDKVKVVHYCAAGSKPWRYTGKEVNMDREDIKMLVAKWWDIYNDKSLDFKAEDMVIEGEAFAWPSPIMAGMAEPTINYIPTPSAA; from the exons ATGGCCCCCGGTGTCCCTGCTGCCGACGTGCAGATGACGTTAGGAGGGAAGCCAGGGGGCTACTTGGGGTCGAGGAGGGCCTACGTGACGTTCCTGGCCGGCGACGGCGACTATGTGAAGGGGGTGGTGGGGCTGGCCAAGGGGCTGAGGAAGGCGAGAAGTGCGTACCCGCTCGTCGTGGCGGTGCTGCCCGACGTGCCAGTGGCTCACCGCCAGCTGCTTCAGGGACAGGGGTGCATCGTCCGGGAGATCGAGCCCGTGTACCCGCCCGAGAACCACACCCAGTTCGCCATGGCCCACTTTGTCATCAACTACTCCAAGCTACGCATTTGGAAC TTTGAGGAATACAGCAAGATGATCTATCTTGATGCTGATATCCAAGTGTTCGATAACATAGACCACCTCTTTGACATGCCTGATGGCTACTTCTATGCTGTGATGGACTGCTTCTGTGAGCCGATATGGAGCCAAACTCTCCAGTACTCCATTGGCTATTGCCACCAGTGCCCGGACAGGGTCCATTGGCCTGCTGAGATGGGATCTCCTCCTCCACTCTACTTTAATGCCGGCATGTTCGTGTTTGAGCCCAATCCTCTAACCTACGAGAGACTTCTGGATACTCTTAAGATCACACAACCAACCCCCTTTGCGGAGCAG GATTTCTTGAACATGTTCTTTGAGAAAACCTACAGGCCAATCCCTGTTGTTTACAATCTGGTCCTAGCCATGCTGTGGCGCCACCCGGAAAAAGTTGAGCTTGACAAGGTTAAGGTGGTCCACTATTGCGCTGCA GGTTCAAAGCCATGGAGGTACACTGGGAAAGAAGTTAACATGGATAGGGAGGATATCAAAATGCTTGTGGCTAAATGGTGGGATATCTACAACGACAAGTCACTCGATTTCAAGGCAGAGGATATGGTCATAGAAGGAGAGGCCTTCGCATGGCCTTCACCAATCATGGCAGGCATGGCAGAGCCTACGATTAACTATATCCCTACACCCTCTGCAGCCTGA